Proteins from one Mauremys mutica isolate MM-2020 ecotype Southern unplaced genomic scaffold, ASM2049712v1 000330F_np12_obj, whole genome shotgun sequence genomic window:
- the ENO3 gene encoding beta-enolase — protein MSIQKIYAREILDSRGNPTVEVDLHTAKGRFRAAVPSGASTGIYEALELRDGDKSRYLGKGVLKAVEHINKIIAPALLEKKLSVVEQEKIDKLMIDLDGTENKSKFGANAILGVSLAVCKAGAAEKGVPLYRHIADLAGNAELILPVPAFNVINGGSHAGNKLAMQEFMILPVGAATFKEAMRIGAEVYHNLKGVIKAKYGKDATNVGDEGGFAPNILENNEALELLKSAIEKAGYPDKVVIGMDVAASEFFRSGKYDLDFKSPDDPGRHISGEKLGELYQSFIKNYPVVSIEDPFDQDDWETWRKFLTQVPIQIVGDDLTVTNPKRIQKAVELKACNCLLLKVNQIGSVTESIQACKLAQSNGWGVMVSHRSGETEDTFIADLVVGLCTGQIKTGAPCRSERLAKYNQLMRIEEALGDKAHFAGRKFRNPLAK, from the exons ATGTCCATCCAGAAGATCTACGCCCGCGAGATCCTGGACTCCCGTGGGAACCCCACGGTCGAGGTGGATCTGCACACGGCTAagg gTCGTTTCCGGGCCGCCGTCCCCAGTGGTGCCTCCACCGGTATCTACGAGGCGCTGGAGCTGCGGGACGGGGACAAGTcccgatacctgggcaaag GGGTGCTGAAGGCCGTTGAGCACATCAACAAAATCATTGCGCCGGCCCTGCTGGAGAAG aaaCTCAGTGTTGTGGAGCAGGAGAAAATCGACAAACTCATGATCGATCTGGACGGGACAGAGAACAAAT CCAAGTTTGGGGCCAACGCCATCCTGGGGGTGTCTCTGGCGGTGTGCAAGGCCGGGGCCGCGGAAAAGGGGGTGCCCCTGTACCGCCACATCGCCGACCTGGCTGGCAACGCAGAGCTCATCCTGCCCGTTCCG gcGTTCAACGTGATCAACGGGGGCTCGCACGCGGGGAACAAGCTGGCCATGCAGGAGTTCATGATCCTGCCGGTGGGGGCGGCCACTTTCAAGGAGGCCATGCGCATCGGGGCCGAGGTCTACCACAACCTGAAGGGCGTCATCAAGGCCAAGTACGGCAAGGACGCCACCAACGTGGGGGACGAGGGCGGCTTCGCCCCCAACATCCTGGAGAACAACGAAG CGCTGGAGCTGCTGAAGTCGGCCATCGAGAAGGCCGGGTACCCCGACAAGGTGGTGATCGGGATGGACGTCGCCGCCTCCGAGTTCTTCCGCAGCGGGAAATACGACCTGGACTTCAAATCCCCCGACGACCCCGGGCGCCACATCAGCGGGGAGAAGCTGGGCGAGCTGTACCAGAGCTTCATCAAGAACTACCCCG TGGTGTCCATCGAGGACCCCTTCGACCAGGACGACTGGGAGACCTGGCGGAAGTTCCTGACCCAGGTGCCCATCCAGATCGTGGGGGACGACCTGACGGTGACGAACCCCAAGCGCATCCAGAAGGCCGTGGAGCTGAAAGCCTGCAACTGCCTCCTGCTCAAAGTCAACCAGATCGGCTCCGTCACCGAGTCCATCCAGGC GTGCAAGCTGGCGCAGAGCAATGGCTGGGGGGTGATGGTGAGTCACCGCTCCGGGGAGACCGAGGACACCTTCATCGCCGacctggtggtggggctctgcACAGGGCAG aTCAAGACCGGGGCCCCCTGCCGATCCGAGCGCCTGGCTAAATACAATCAGCTGATGAG GATCGAGGAGGCCCTGGGCGACAAAGCTCACTTCGCCGGGCGCAAGTTCAGGAACCCCCTGGCCAAGTGA
- the SPAG7 gene encoding sperm-associated antigen 7 → MAELDLLGSILSAMERPPGLGDQETRRRAREQAARLKKLQEQEKRQKVEFRKRMEKDVSDFIQDSAQTKKKFQPMNKLERSILHDVVEVAGLTSFSFGDDEESRYVMIFKKEFAPSDEELEAYRCGEEWDPQRAEEKRRLKELAQREAEQEALRGPAVVNPNTDYKDKYSHLIGKEAAKDAAHTMQANKAYGCVPVANKRDTRSIEEAMNEIRAKKRLRQSEDEGPGGAGTS, encoded by the exons ATGGCGGAGCTGGACTTGCTGGGCTCCATCCTCAGCGCCATGGAGCGGCCGCCCGGGCTGGGCGACCAGGAGACGCGGCGCCGCGCGCGAG AACAAGCCGCCCGGCTGAAGAAGCTGCAGGAGCAGGAGAAGCGGCAGAAGGTGGAGTTCAGAAAGAGG ATGGAGAAGGACGTGTCTGATTTCATCCAAGACAGCGCACAGACCAAAAAGAAATTCCAGCCCATGAACAAGCTAGAACGCAGCATCCT GCACGACGTGGTGGAAGTGGCCGGCCTGACGTCCTTCTCCTTCGGTGACGATGAGGAGAGTCGTTATGTCATGATCTTTAAGAAG gagttCGCCCCGTCGGACGAGGAGCTGGAGGCCTATCGCTGTGGGGAGGAATGGGACCCACAGCGGGCCGAGGAGAAACGCCGCctcaag GAGCTGGCTCAGAGGGAGGCGGAGCAGGAGGCGCTGAGGGGCCCGGCCGTGGTGAACCCCAACACCGACTACAAGGACAAATACAGTCACCTCATCGGCAAGGAGGCCGCCAAGGACGCCGCCCACACCATGCAGGCCAACAAGGCGTACGGCTGCG TTCCCGTGGCGAACAAGCGGGACACGCGCTCCATCGAGGAGGCCATGAACGAGATCCGGGCGAAGAAGCGGCTGCGGCAGAGCGAAGAcgaggggccgggcggggccgggacctcctag